In one window of Henckelia pumila isolate YLH828 chromosome 1, ASM3356847v2, whole genome shotgun sequence DNA:
- the LOC140878000 gene encoding two-component response regulator ARR2 isoform X2: MNLEAKPMSFTSSSAPWKSNNGVSDQFPVGLRVLVVDDDPTCLRILEKMLRNCLYEVTKCNRAEIALQFLRDNKNGFDIVISDVHMPDMDGFKLLEHVGLEMDLPVIMMSADDSKNVVMKGVTHGACDYLIKPVRMEALKNIWQHVVRKKKNEWRDKDLEQSGSAGDGTMQQKPSEDVEYSPSANEGNWKSVKKRKEKDEEEEGEDRDEASTLKKPRVVWSVELHQQFVTAVNQLGIDKAVPKKILELMNVPGLTRENVASHLQKYRLYLRRLSGASPHTNGLGNAFMGDAAFGSMSSLSGLDFQALVASGQLPQHSLVSLGRVSAKPAISVPPVDQRNIFSFENPKLRFLEGQQQQNNNGKPVNLLHGIPTNMDSKQLASLHQSAQARQNKSAPIVMSQAIPSAVLERSKMDGVHGPAYTSVDFSRTQRTESAVNSFSLVSDSGISCLTSRGMTQNEVNSETKGSRSVFLNHDPFNEQNIDRNQDWGLQNVGSAFESAQLLNLPGVLDVSSSVLMPPGFPSNQINKSGALVGSIPNTGHQINSSLGSNSLVIKAEKLPEMGFQNVLFTEQLGQQDLMALYKQQAGIEPVENEFGFDEYHLDNLIV, translated from the exons ATGAATCTTGAAGCGAAGCCTATGTCTTTTACAAGTTCAAGTGCTCCATGGAAGTCCAACAATGGTGTTTCAGACCAGTTTCCGGTTGGTCTCAGAGTACTTGTCGTTGATGATGACCCCACCTGTCTAAGGATCTTGGAGAAGATGCTTAGAAATTGCCTCTACGAag TTACCAAATGCAATAGAGCGGAGATTGCATTGCAGTTTCTTAGGGATAACAAAAATGGCTTTGACATTGTTATAAGTGATGTGCACATGCCAGACATGGATGGTTTTAAACTTCTAGAGCATGTAGGACTTGAGATGGACTTGCCAGTCATAA TGATGTCGGCAGATGATAGCAAAAACGTTGTGATGAAGGGTGTTACTCACGGCGCTTGTGATTATCTCATCAAACCGGTGCGGATGGAGGCGTTGAAGAACATATGGCAGCACGTGGTTCGGAAGAAGAAGAACGAGTGGAGAGATAAGGATTTGGAACAATCGGGAAGTGCCGGAGATGGTACAATGCAGCAAAAGCCTTCGGAAGATGTTGAATATTCGCCTTCCGCTAATGAAGGGAATTGGAAAAGTGTCAAGAAAAGGAAGGAGAAGGACGAGGAAGAGGAAGGTGAAGACAGGGATGAAGCATCCACATTGAAGAAACCTCGCGTTGTTTGGTCAGTTGAGCTTCATCAGCAATTTGTGACTGCTGTAAATCAGCTTGGAATCGACA AGGCTGTTCCCAAAAAAATATTGGAATTGATGAATGTGCCTGGCCTGACAAGAGAGAATGTTGCTAGCCATCTTCAG AAGTACCGTCTATATCTTAGACGGCTGAGTGGTGCATCACCTCACACTAATGGACTTGGAAATGCATTTATGGGAGATGCAGCATTTGGGTCGATGTCTTCTCTTAGTGGCCTCGATTTTCAAGCTCTTGTTGCTTCAGGTCAGCTCCCACAGCATAGTCTCGTCTCTCTTGGTAGGGTTTCAGCCAAGCCTGCCATATCTGTACCCCCAGTCGATCAAAGAAATATTTTCAGCTTTGAAAATCCTAAGTTAAGGTTTCTGGAGGGACAGCAACAGCAAAACAATAATGGTAAACCAGTGAACTTACTTCATGGGATCCCTACTAACATGGATTCGAAGCAGCTTGCCAGTTTGCACCAATCTGCACAGGCGAGACAGAACAAATCAGCTCCGATCGTCATGTCCCAGGCAATTCCTAGTGCTGTATTGGAGCGAAGCAAAATGGACGGTGTTCATGGACCAGCATATACTTCTGTAGATTTCTCGAGGACTCAGAGGACGGAGTCAGCAGTGAACAGCTTTTCACTTGTGAGTGATTCAGGAATCTCGTGTCTCACTTCTAGAGGGATGACCCAGAATGAGGTTAACTCAGAAACTAAAGGATCTAGAAGCGTTTTCCTCAATCACGACCCCTTCAATGAGCAAAATATCGACAGAAACCAAGATTGGGGCTTGCAAAATGTCGGGTCTGCCTTTGAATCAGCACAACTTTTGAATTTGCCAGGCGTCCTGGATGTCTCGTCATCGGTTCTAATGCCACCTGGATTCCCTTCCAACCAGATTAACAAGTCAGGCGCGCTAGTTGGAAGCATCCCAAATACTGGTCACCAGATAAACTCGTCTTTGGGTAGTAATTCATTAGTGATCAAGGCCGAAAAGCTGCCTGAAATGGGCTTTCAGAATGTCCTTTTTACTGAACAGTTAGGACAGCAGGATCTAATGGCACTTTACAAACAG CAAGCAGGCATTGAACCAGTGGAAAACGAGTTTGGCTTCGACGAATATCACTTGGATAATCTTATTGTGTAG
- the LOC140878000 gene encoding two-component response regulator ARR2 isoform X1, producing the protein MNLEAKPMSFTSSSAPWKSNNGVSDQFPVGLRVLVVDDDPTCLRILEKMLRNCLYEVTKCNRAEIALQFLRDNKNGFDIVISDVHMPDMDGFKLLEHVGLEMDLPVIMMSADDSKNVVMKGVTHGACDYLIKPVRMEALKNIWQHVVRKKKNEWRDKDLEQSGSAGDGTMQQKPSEDVEYSPSANEGNWKSVKKRKEKDEEEEGEDRDEASTLKKPRVVWSVELHQQFVTAVNQLGIDKAVPKKILELMNVPGLTRENVASHLQKYRLYLRRLSGASPHTNGLGNAFMGDAAFGSMSSLSGLDFQALVASGQLPQHSLVSLGRVSAKPAISVPPVDQRNIFSFENPKLRFLEGQQQQNNNGKPVNLLHGIPTNMDSKQLASLHQSAQARQNKSAPIVMSQAIPSAVLERSKMDGVHGPAYTSVDFSRTQRTESAVNSFSLVSDSGISCLTSRGMTQNEVNSETKGSRSVFLNHDPFNEQNIDRNQDWGLQNVGSAFESAQLLNLPGVLDVSSSVLMPPGFPSNQINKSGALVGSIPNTGHQINSSLGSNSLVIKAEKLPEMGFQNVLFTEQLGQQDLMALYKQQQAGIEPVENEFGFDEYHLDNLIV; encoded by the exons ATGAATCTTGAAGCGAAGCCTATGTCTTTTACAAGTTCAAGTGCTCCATGGAAGTCCAACAATGGTGTTTCAGACCAGTTTCCGGTTGGTCTCAGAGTACTTGTCGTTGATGATGACCCCACCTGTCTAAGGATCTTGGAGAAGATGCTTAGAAATTGCCTCTACGAag TTACCAAATGCAATAGAGCGGAGATTGCATTGCAGTTTCTTAGGGATAACAAAAATGGCTTTGACATTGTTATAAGTGATGTGCACATGCCAGACATGGATGGTTTTAAACTTCTAGAGCATGTAGGACTTGAGATGGACTTGCCAGTCATAA TGATGTCGGCAGATGATAGCAAAAACGTTGTGATGAAGGGTGTTACTCACGGCGCTTGTGATTATCTCATCAAACCGGTGCGGATGGAGGCGTTGAAGAACATATGGCAGCACGTGGTTCGGAAGAAGAAGAACGAGTGGAGAGATAAGGATTTGGAACAATCGGGAAGTGCCGGAGATGGTACAATGCAGCAAAAGCCTTCGGAAGATGTTGAATATTCGCCTTCCGCTAATGAAGGGAATTGGAAAAGTGTCAAGAAAAGGAAGGAGAAGGACGAGGAAGAGGAAGGTGAAGACAGGGATGAAGCATCCACATTGAAGAAACCTCGCGTTGTTTGGTCAGTTGAGCTTCATCAGCAATTTGTGACTGCTGTAAATCAGCTTGGAATCGACA AGGCTGTTCCCAAAAAAATATTGGAATTGATGAATGTGCCTGGCCTGACAAGAGAGAATGTTGCTAGCCATCTTCAG AAGTACCGTCTATATCTTAGACGGCTGAGTGGTGCATCACCTCACACTAATGGACTTGGAAATGCATTTATGGGAGATGCAGCATTTGGGTCGATGTCTTCTCTTAGTGGCCTCGATTTTCAAGCTCTTGTTGCTTCAGGTCAGCTCCCACAGCATAGTCTCGTCTCTCTTGGTAGGGTTTCAGCCAAGCCTGCCATATCTGTACCCCCAGTCGATCAAAGAAATATTTTCAGCTTTGAAAATCCTAAGTTAAGGTTTCTGGAGGGACAGCAACAGCAAAACAATAATGGTAAACCAGTGAACTTACTTCATGGGATCCCTACTAACATGGATTCGAAGCAGCTTGCCAGTTTGCACCAATCTGCACAGGCGAGACAGAACAAATCAGCTCCGATCGTCATGTCCCAGGCAATTCCTAGTGCTGTATTGGAGCGAAGCAAAATGGACGGTGTTCATGGACCAGCATATACTTCTGTAGATTTCTCGAGGACTCAGAGGACGGAGTCAGCAGTGAACAGCTTTTCACTTGTGAGTGATTCAGGAATCTCGTGTCTCACTTCTAGAGGGATGACCCAGAATGAGGTTAACTCAGAAACTAAAGGATCTAGAAGCGTTTTCCTCAATCACGACCCCTTCAATGAGCAAAATATCGACAGAAACCAAGATTGGGGCTTGCAAAATGTCGGGTCTGCCTTTGAATCAGCACAACTTTTGAATTTGCCAGGCGTCCTGGATGTCTCGTCATCGGTTCTAATGCCACCTGGATTCCCTTCCAACCAGATTAACAAGTCAGGCGCGCTAGTTGGAAGCATCCCAAATACTGGTCACCAGATAAACTCGTCTTTGGGTAGTAATTCATTAGTGATCAAGGCCGAAAAGCTGCCTGAAATGGGCTTTCAGAATGTCCTTTTTACTGAACAGTTAGGACAGCAGGATCTAATGGCACTTTACAAACAG CAGCAAGCAGGCATTGAACCAGTGGAAAACGAGTTTGGCTTCGACGAATATCACTTGGATAATCTTATTGTGTAG
- the LOC140878000 gene encoding two-component response regulator ARR2 isoform X3 → MPDMDGFKLLEHVGLEMDLPVIMMSADDSKNVVMKGVTHGACDYLIKPVRMEALKNIWQHVVRKKKNEWRDKDLEQSGSAGDGTMQQKPSEDVEYSPSANEGNWKSVKKRKEKDEEEEGEDRDEASTLKKPRVVWSVELHQQFVTAVNQLGIDKAVPKKILELMNVPGLTRENVASHLQKYRLYLRRLSGASPHTNGLGNAFMGDAAFGSMSSLSGLDFQALVASGQLPQHSLVSLGRVSAKPAISVPPVDQRNIFSFENPKLRFLEGQQQQNNNGKPVNLLHGIPTNMDSKQLASLHQSAQARQNKSAPIVMSQAIPSAVLERSKMDGVHGPAYTSVDFSRTQRTESAVNSFSLVSDSGISCLTSRGMTQNEVNSETKGSRSVFLNHDPFNEQNIDRNQDWGLQNVGSAFESAQLLNLPGVLDVSSSVLMPPGFPSNQINKSGALVGSIPNTGHQINSSLGSNSLVIKAEKLPEMGFQNVLFTEQLGQQDLMALYKQQQAGIEPVENEFGFDEYHLDNLIV, encoded by the exons ATGCCAGACATGGATGGTTTTAAACTTCTAGAGCATGTAGGACTTGAGATGGACTTGCCAGTCATAA TGATGTCGGCAGATGATAGCAAAAACGTTGTGATGAAGGGTGTTACTCACGGCGCTTGTGATTATCTCATCAAACCGGTGCGGATGGAGGCGTTGAAGAACATATGGCAGCACGTGGTTCGGAAGAAGAAGAACGAGTGGAGAGATAAGGATTTGGAACAATCGGGAAGTGCCGGAGATGGTACAATGCAGCAAAAGCCTTCGGAAGATGTTGAATATTCGCCTTCCGCTAATGAAGGGAATTGGAAAAGTGTCAAGAAAAGGAAGGAGAAGGACGAGGAAGAGGAAGGTGAAGACAGGGATGAAGCATCCACATTGAAGAAACCTCGCGTTGTTTGGTCAGTTGAGCTTCATCAGCAATTTGTGACTGCTGTAAATCAGCTTGGAATCGACA AGGCTGTTCCCAAAAAAATATTGGAATTGATGAATGTGCCTGGCCTGACAAGAGAGAATGTTGCTAGCCATCTTCAG AAGTACCGTCTATATCTTAGACGGCTGAGTGGTGCATCACCTCACACTAATGGACTTGGAAATGCATTTATGGGAGATGCAGCATTTGGGTCGATGTCTTCTCTTAGTGGCCTCGATTTTCAAGCTCTTGTTGCTTCAGGTCAGCTCCCACAGCATAGTCTCGTCTCTCTTGGTAGGGTTTCAGCCAAGCCTGCCATATCTGTACCCCCAGTCGATCAAAGAAATATTTTCAGCTTTGAAAATCCTAAGTTAAGGTTTCTGGAGGGACAGCAACAGCAAAACAATAATGGTAAACCAGTGAACTTACTTCATGGGATCCCTACTAACATGGATTCGAAGCAGCTTGCCAGTTTGCACCAATCTGCACAGGCGAGACAGAACAAATCAGCTCCGATCGTCATGTCCCAGGCAATTCCTAGTGCTGTATTGGAGCGAAGCAAAATGGACGGTGTTCATGGACCAGCATATACTTCTGTAGATTTCTCGAGGACTCAGAGGACGGAGTCAGCAGTGAACAGCTTTTCACTTGTGAGTGATTCAGGAATCTCGTGTCTCACTTCTAGAGGGATGACCCAGAATGAGGTTAACTCAGAAACTAAAGGATCTAGAAGCGTTTTCCTCAATCACGACCCCTTCAATGAGCAAAATATCGACAGAAACCAAGATTGGGGCTTGCAAAATGTCGGGTCTGCCTTTGAATCAGCACAACTTTTGAATTTGCCAGGCGTCCTGGATGTCTCGTCATCGGTTCTAATGCCACCTGGATTCCCTTCCAACCAGATTAACAAGTCAGGCGCGCTAGTTGGAAGCATCCCAAATACTGGTCACCAGATAAACTCGTCTTTGGGTAGTAATTCATTAGTGATCAAGGCCGAAAAGCTGCCTGAAATGGGCTTTCAGAATGTCCTTTTTACTGAACAGTTAGGACAGCAGGATCTAATGGCACTTTACAAACAG CAGCAAGCAGGCATTGAACCAGTGGAAAACGAGTTTGGCTTCGACGAATATCACTTGGATAATCTTATTGTGTAG